A genomic region of Diachasmimorpha longicaudata isolate KC_UGA_2023 chromosome 17, iyDiaLong2, whole genome shotgun sequence contains the following coding sequences:
- the LOC135170524 gene encoding dynein axonemal heavy chain 2-like, which produces MKESMIRMYHLLHGTTGTSPVFHIEADLIDKKINFVPSLYEITELIGGLTSHLLEPLKRKFPRLRDLFSFPGNNSKDLHETLTEDHNFHKLQEKLNDEVLYCTQHIQQYLKSWESFADIWEVNRDMFITRYEKLNPTVASFDADIGRYTEVANNVKMQETVTTVHFLDINSDRLKAAIIKDCSLWQQKLTGLLLRITQMTLDGLYQYIAENSDKVEKEPRNLTEMQVMLCLLDRLKTEIHLKEEEFPKLQEQYQTLVKYEIPMTLEFKRKLQGLKIYWGQYLTLLSTSEVTIEENKVQCPFS; this is translated from the exons ATGAAGGAGTCAATGATTAGGATGTACCACCTCTTGCATGGAACGACTGGAACATCTCCAGTTTTCCATATTGAGGCTGACCTCATTGATAAGAAA ATTAATTTCGTACCTTCTCTGTACGAAATCACGGAGCTCATCGGCGGTCTGACCAGTCATCTTCTAGAACctctgaaaagaaaatttccaaGATTGAGAGATTTATTTTCCTTCCCTGGAAATAACTCGAAAGATCTCCACGAAACTTTGACTGAAGATCATAATTTTCACAAACTCCAGGAGAAACTTAATGACGAAGTATTATATTGTACTCAACATATTCAACAGTACCTGAAATCCTGGGAATCTTTTGCTGACATATGGGAAGTGAACAGAGATATGTTCATAACGAG atatgaaaaactcaatcctacaGTAGCTTCATTTGACGCTGACATTGGACGATACACTGAAGTTGCAAATAATGTGAAAATGCAGGAAACAGTGACTACCGTACATTTTCTCGATATAAATTCCGATCGTCTGAAAGCTGCTATAATAAAAGACTGTTCGCTATGGCAGCAAAAACTGACAGGTCTTCTTCTACGGATAACTCAGATGACGCTCGATGGATTGTATCAGTATATAGCGGAAAATTCCGATAa AGTGGAGAAAGAGCCGAGGAATCTCACGGAGATGCAAGTTATGTTGTGCCTTCTCGATAGACTGAAAACAGAAATTCATCTGAAGGAAGAAGAATTCCCCAAGCTCCAGGAACAGTACCAGACACTAG TGAAGTACGAGATTCCCATGACACTGGAATTCAAAAGAAAGTTGCAAGGTCTGAAGATCTATTGGGGACAATATCTCACATTGCTTTCTACCTCCGAGGTGacaattgaagaaaataagGTACAATGTCCTTTTTCATAA